From the genome of Blautia pseudococcoides, one region includes:
- a CDS encoding ABC transporter substrate-binding protein gives MKKKILAAFLAACVLTSMTACGSGEDKGNKDSAAENTEDKDSGSKDLEKITFVLDWTPNTNHTGFYVAKEKGYFEKEGLDVEIVQPPEDGADALVASGKAQFGVSFQDSMAPGVAGKNALPNTAVAALIQHNTSGIISRKGEGMDNPKGLEGKKYATWDGPIEKAMLQNVVEKDGGDFSKVELIPSTVTDEVSALRSKSVDAIWTFYAWAGIATETADLETDYFAFKDVNPVFDYYTPVVIANNEFLEKEPDTAKAFLRAVKQGYEEAIEDPDKAADILLKASPELDEKLVKASQEYLKDQYKAEVSQWGYIDPARWNAFYSWLNENGLSEAEIPENAGFSNDYLPE, from the coding sequence ATGAAAAAGAAGATTCTGGCAGCTTTCCTTGCCGCCTGTGTGCTCACATCCATGACTGCCTGCGGCAGCGGTGAGGACAAGGGAAACAAGGATTCTGCCGCTGAAAATACTGAGGATAAAGACAGTGGTTCAAAGGATTTGGAGAAGATCACGTTCGTGCTGGACTGGACGCCGAATACCAATCACACCGGATTTTATGTTGCAAAAGAGAAGGGCTATTTTGAAAAAGAAGGCCTTGATGTGGAGATCGTACAGCCTCCGGAGGATGGGGCGGATGCTTTGGTGGCATCAGGAAAGGCGCAGTTTGGCGTCTCCTTCCAGGACAGTATGGCTCCGGGTGTGGCCGGGAAAAATGCTCTGCCAAACACAGCGGTAGCTGCACTGATCCAGCATAATACGTCCGGCATCATTTCCAGAAAAGGGGAGGGGATGGATAACCCGAAAGGTCTGGAAGGAAAGAAATATGCAACCTGGGACGGGCCGATTGAGAAAGCTATGCTGCAAAATGTGGTGGAAAAAGACGGAGGGGATTTCTCAAAAGTAGAGTTGATCCCAAGCACTGTCACAGACGAAGTATCTGCCCTCAGATCCAAATCCGTGGATGCCATATGGACCTTCTACGCATGGGCAGGGATCGCCACAGAGACTGCGGACCTGGAGACGGATTATTTTGCGTTTAAGGACGTCAATCCTGTATTTGATTACTACACACCGGTGGTGATCGCCAACAATGAGTTTCTGGAAAAGGAGCCGGATACGGCTAAGGCGTTTTTAAGGGCTGTGAAACAAGGATATGAGGAGGCCATTGAGGACCCGGACAAAGCGGCGGATATTCTTCTGAAAGCTTCCCCGGAACTGGATGAAAAACTGGTGAAGGCCAGCCAGGAATACTTAAAAGACCAGTATAAGGCAGAGGTCAGTCAGTGGGGATATATAGACCCGGCCAGATGGAATGCCTTCTACAGCTGGTTAAATGAAAACGGATTGTCAGAGGCAGAGATTCCGGAAAACGCGGGATTTTCCAATGACTATCTGCCGGAATAA
- a CDS encoding ABC transporter permease yields MRKKLQSTTSKLWAAAALSAILIIWQFVSMAGLVPNFMLPSPVQVVKAFVSEFPLLMENSGVTLLEAAAGLFCGVAFGFIMAVLMDHFEKLYKAFYPLIVITQTVPTVAIAPLLVLWFGYEMLPKVILIVIVTFFPITIGLLEGFRSADKDMMNLLKSMGAGSLQIFRYIKMPGAMGRFFASLRISASYSVVGAVISEWLGGFSGLGVYMIRVKKAFAFDKMFAVIFLISIISLLLMKLVDILQKKCMPWEKVK; encoded by the coding sequence TTGAGAAAAAAGTTACAAAGCACCACCAGTAAGCTCTGGGCAGCGGCGGCCCTGTCTGCTATCCTGATCATCTGGCAGTTTGTCTCCATGGCTGGTCTGGTCCCCAACTTCATGCTTCCCTCGCCGGTGCAGGTGGTGAAAGCCTTTGTCAGTGAATTTCCGCTGCTCATGGAAAATTCCGGGGTTACGCTTCTTGAGGCGGCAGCGGGACTTTTCTGCGGTGTGGCTTTTGGGTTTATCATGGCGGTTCTCATGGATCATTTTGAAAAGCTTTACAAAGCCTTCTATCCGCTCATCGTCATTACCCAGACCGTGCCCACAGTGGCTATAGCACCGCTTCTTGTGCTGTGGTTCGGGTACGAGATGCTGCCAAAGGTCATCCTGATCGTGATCGTGACCTTCTTCCCTATCACCATAGGACTTCTGGAGGGCTTCCGTTCTGCGGATAAGGATATGATGAATCTTTTAAAAAGCATGGGGGCAGGCAGTCTCCAGATATTCAGATATATTAAAATGCCTGGCGCCATGGGCCGTTTTTTTGCCAGCCTCCGCATTTCCGCTTCCTATTCTGTTGTGGGTGCGGTCATCTCTGAGTGGCTTGGCGGGTTTTCCGGGCTTGGCGTGTATATGATCCGTGTGAAAAAGGCGTTTGCTTTTGATAAAATGTTTGCTGTTATTTTTCTAATATCCATTATCAGCCTTCTTCTCATGAAGCTGGTGGATATCCTGCAGAAAAAATGCATGCCCTGGGAAAAGGTAAAATAA
- a CDS encoding thiamine-binding protein: MNASVAIQTLPEAENDEELIRIVDEVIGYIKSTGLNYYVGPFETAIEGDYDELMDIVKECQHIAVRAGAPSVAAYIKVSYKPEGDVLTIEKKVTKHHQ, encoded by the coding sequence ATGAATGCAAGTGTAGCGATCCAGACATTGCCGGAGGCAGAGAATGACGAGGAATTGATCCGTATTGTGGACGAGGTGATCGGCTATATTAAGAGTACAGGGCTGAACTATTATGTAGGGCCTTTTGAGACGGCCATTGAAGGTGACTACGATGAACTGATGGATATTGTAAAAGAATGCCAGCATATTGCAGTCCGTGCAGGCGCGCCTTCTGTAGCGGCCTATATCAAAGTGTCTTATAAGCCAGAAGGAGATGTGCTGACCATTGAGAAAAAAGTTACAAAGCACCACCAGTAA
- the pdxR gene encoding MocR-like pyridoxine biosynthesis transcription factor PdxR, with protein MNDLIISLDTKAEAPLYEQICEYFKQEIQEGRLAAGMRLPSSRALAGNLSVSRSTVDLAYDQLVSEGYIEAVPCKGYFVCDIEGLYYGTGRRQETREAGRQAWSDNPQKGVRHRAGMGEERKTETDRAKYAYDFALNGIAPGSFPHNAWRKLSRQVLTDAQDALFSLGDPCGELSLRQAVSAYLYQARGVHCQPEQILVGAGNDYLLMLLCTILGKDRKIAMENPTYRSAWHDFGHMGFERCIVNQDTQGIDVHDLELTGADMVYVMPSHQFPMGTVMPLKRRLSLLKWAGRGDRYIIEDDYDSEFRYKGKPIPALQGFDKEERVIYLGTFSKSIAPSIRISYMVLPKKLMQRYLRGENPFSVTVSRADQKILELFLREGYYERHLNRMRSLYKGKHDLLLHWLKEDMGNVCTCSGENAGVHLLIHFKNGSSEQEAVEMAAKAGVRVYGLSEFLVSGKAPQMPATVLLGYATMSEEDLEKGMKRLAEAWNGREKIEGQED; from the coding sequence ATGAACGATTTGATTATTTCATTGGACACTAAGGCGGAAGCGCCTTTGTATGAACAGATATGTGAATATTTTAAACAGGAAATCCAGGAAGGACGGCTTGCCGCAGGAATGCGGCTGCCGTCCTCCCGCGCACTTGCGGGGAATCTGTCCGTGAGCAGGAGTACCGTGGATTTGGCCTATGACCAGCTGGTCTCAGAGGGATATATTGAGGCGGTCCCGTGTAAGGGATATTTTGTATGCGACATCGAAGGGCTCTATTACGGCACAGGCAGAAGACAGGAAACGCGTGAAGCAGGAAGACAAGCATGGTCTGACAACCCTCAAAAAGGTGTCCGGCACAGGGCGGGCATGGGGGAGGAACGAAAGACAGAGACGGACAGGGCCAAATACGCTTACGATTTTGCCCTGAACGGAATTGCCCCCGGCAGTTTTCCTCACAACGCATGGCGGAAATTGTCGCGGCAGGTCTTGACAGATGCACAGGATGCGCTCTTCTCGCTGGGGGACCCCTGCGGGGAATTGTCCCTTAGACAGGCTGTCTCCGCGTATCTCTATCAGGCCAGGGGTGTTCACTGCCAACCGGAACAGATTCTTGTGGGGGCTGGGAATGATTATCTTTTGATGCTGCTCTGCACGATCCTTGGGAAGGACAGAAAAATTGCCATGGAGAACCCTACATACAGAAGCGCCTGGCATGACTTCGGGCATATGGGATTTGAGAGATGTATTGTGAACCAGGACACACAGGGCATTGATGTACATGACCTGGAGCTAACCGGAGCAGATATGGTCTATGTCATGCCCTCCCACCAGTTTCCCATGGGGACGGTCATGCCCCTGAAACGCCGCCTGTCCCTCCTGAAATGGGCGGGGAGGGGAGATCGCTACATCATAGAAGATGACTATGACAGTGAATTCCGCTACAAAGGAAAGCCTATACCTGCCTTACAGGGATTTGATAAGGAGGAGCGGGTCATCTATCTTGGAACTTTCTCAAAGTCTATTGCACCCTCCATCCGAATCAGTTATATGGTACTGCCAAAGAAACTGATGCAGCGGTATCTAAGGGGGGAGAACCCCTTCTCCGTCACGGTTTCCAGGGCGGATCAGAAGATTCTTGAGCTTTTTTTGAGGGAAGGCTATTACGAGCGGCATTTAAACAGAATGCGCAGCCTCTATAAAGGAAAACATGACCTGCTCCTGCACTGGCTGAAAGAGGACATGGGAAACGTGTGCACCTGTTCCGGTGAAAATGCGGGGGTCCATCTTCTGATACATTTTAAAAACGGATCATCCGAACAGGAAGCAGTGGAAATGGCAGCAAAAGCCGGTGTCAGAGTTTACGGATTGTCCGAATTCCTGGTCAGCGGTAAGGCGCCTCAAATGCCGGCAACGGTTCTTCTGGGATATGCCACCATGTCGGAGGAAGATTTGGAGAAAGGCATGAAAAGGCTTGCGGAAGCCTGGAACGGAAGAGAAAAAATAGAAGGGCAGGAGGATTGA
- a CDS encoding glutamine--tRNA ligase/YqeY domain fusion protein, which produces MEKETAKETVSKNFIEQIIDKDLEEGKYEEICTRFPPEPNGYLHIGHAKSILLNYGLAQKYHGKFNMRFDDTNPTKEKVEFVESIKADIKWLGADWEDRLYFASDYFEQMYEAAVKLIKKGKAFVCDLSAEEIREYRGTLTEPGKESPYRNRSTEENLDLFERMKNGEFEDGSKVLRAKIDMASPNINMRDPVIYRVAHMTHHNTGDKWCIYPMYDFAHPIEDAIEGVTHSICTLEFEDHRPLYDWVVKELEYPHPPKQIEFAKLYLTNVVTGKRYIKKLVEDGIVDGWDDPRLVSIAALRRRGFTPESIKMFVDLCGVSKANSSVDYAMLEYCIREDLKMKKPRMMAVLDPLKLVIDNYPEDQIEYLEVANNMENPELGSRKVPFGRELYIEREDFMEVPPKKYKRLYPDNEVRLMNAYFVKCTGFEKDENGNITVVHCTYDPESKGGNSPDGRKVKGTIHWVARKTAAKAECRLYENIVDEEKGVYNKEDGSLNLNPNSLVVLKDCYVEPALAEAEAYDSFQFVRNGFFCADCHDSKPGEPVFNRIVSLKSSFKL; this is translated from the coding sequence GTGGAAAAGGAAACAGCAAAAGAAACCGTTTCTAAAAACTTTATTGAACAGATTATCGACAAGGATTTAGAGGAAGGAAAGTACGAGGAGATTTGTACCCGTTTTCCACCGGAACCCAACGGATATCTGCATATCGGACATGCAAAATCTATCCTGCTCAACTACGGTCTGGCACAGAAATATCACGGCAAATTCAATATGCGTTTTGATGATACCAACCCCACAAAAGAAAAAGTGGAATTTGTGGAATCCATTAAAGCGGATATTAAATGGCTGGGAGCAGACTGGGAGGACCGTCTGTATTTCGCGTCCGATTATTTTGAACAGATGTATGAGGCAGCCGTAAAACTGATCAAAAAAGGCAAGGCTTTTGTCTGTGACTTATCTGCAGAGGAAATCCGTGAATACCGGGGAACCCTCACGGAACCCGGCAAGGAAAGCCCATATAGAAACAGGAGCACAGAGGAAAACCTGGACCTGTTTGAGCGCATGAAAAACGGGGAGTTCGAGGACGGGAGCAAGGTGCTCCGCGCCAAGATCGACATGGCTTCCCCTAATATCAATATGAGAGATCCGGTCATCTACCGCGTGGCTCATATGACACATCACAATACCGGGGACAAATGGTGTATTTACCCCATGTATGATTTTGCCCATCCCATTGAGGATGCCATTGAGGGTGTGACTCACTCTATCTGTACCCTGGAATTTGAGGACCACCGTCCTCTTTACGACTGGGTTGTGAAGGAACTGGAATACCCGCATCCGCCCAAGCAGATCGAGTTCGCAAAACTGTACCTGACCAATGTGGTGACCGGAAAGCGTTATATCAAGAAACTGGTTGAGGACGGCATTGTGGACGGATGGGATGATCCCCGTCTGGTGTCTATTGCCGCTCTGCGAAGACGTGGATTTACACCGGAATCCATCAAAATGTTTGTGGATCTCTGCGGTGTGTCAAAGGCCAACAGCTCCGTGGATTACGCTATGCTGGAATACTGCATCCGCGAGGACCTGAAGATGAAAAAACCTCGTATGATGGCCGTTTTAGATCCGCTGAAACTGGTGATTGACAATTACCCGGAGGACCAGATAGAATATCTGGAGGTTGCCAACAACATGGAAAACCCGGAACTTGGCAGCAGAAAAGTACCTTTTGGAAGAGAACTGTATATTGAGCGTGAGGACTTCATGGAAGTACCACCGAAAAAATACAAACGTCTCTATCCGGATAATGAAGTGCGTCTCATGAACGCTTACTTTGTAAAATGTACCGGATTTGAGAAAGATGAAAACGGCAATATAACGGTAGTTCACTGCACTTACGATCCGGAGTCAAAGGGAGGAAATTCCCCTGACGGTAGAAAAGTAAAAGGAACCATTCACTGGGTAGCCAGGAAAACCGCAGCAAAAGCGGAATGCCGCCTGTATGAGAATATTGTGGATGAGGAGAAGGGGGTCTATAACAAAGAGGACGGCAGCCTGAACCTGAACCCCAACTCTCTGGTGGTGCTGAAAGACTGTTATGTGGAGCCGGCGCTGGCCGAGGCCGAGGCGTATGACAGCTTCCAGTTTGTGAGAAACGGCTTTTTCTGTGCAGACTGCCATGATTCCAAACCGGGAGAGCCGGTCTTTAACCGGATCGTCTCTTTGAAAAGCTCTTTTAAATTATAG
- the ygfK gene encoding putative selenate reductase subunit YgfK, with amino-acid sequence MGDKMTCMPFSQIMDWILEENKASKTVFGTHKKYVAKEAEAEIFGRNLETPIGPAAGPHTQLAQNIIAAYYTGSRFFELKTVQIMDGAELSACVNKPCILAEDEGYNCEWSTELTVPDAMSEYIKAWFALHVMAKELGLGAQDGFQFNISVGYDLAGIKSEKINHFIDTMMHAGQDATFAECRKWLLENIGRFEKYTKEDVEAIPEDICNSATISTLHGCPPHEIESIANYLLTEKHINTFVKCNPTLLGYEFARKTMDDMGYDYMMFGDFHFKDDLQYADAVPMFTRLMKLSEGLGLSFGVKITNTFPVDVTREELPSEEMYMSGKALFPLSISLAAKLSKEFDGRLRIAYSGGADYFNISRIVGAGIWPVTVATTLLKPGGYNRSTQMAELLAQDGLKPFAGVDVEAVTKLAEDAKRDVHHVKPIKPLPNRKVQDNVPLMDCFMAPCEAGCPIHQDVSNYMELASAGKYEEALEVILDKNPLPFITGTICAHNCMNKCTRNFYEESVHIRNVKLKAAEKAYDAVMEKLAVPERTAGKKAAVIGGGPTGMAAAYFLARGGADVTIFEKENALGGVVAHVIPDFRISKEAIEKDAAIIRKMGVKVELGREVSSAKELKDQGFDAVFFAAGAGKPGVLKLEKGEPVDAAEFLKEFKVKDGDVELGKHVVVIGGGNTAMDTARAAKRTKGVEHVYLVYRRTRRYMPADAEELTLVQEEGIEFKELLSPVSMEDGKLLCRKMKLGEMDASGRASVEETGEEETVPADTVIAAVGERVDTALYQANGLPLDNRGKVVADSATLEACSGIYVIGDGLGGPATVVEGIRDAQKAAAAFLQKKVVSELKKEGCEESCYSKKGLLDSEKEPAKESGRCLNCAAVCENCTDVCPNRANIAVKVPGMAMRQIVHVDYMCNECGNCKTFCPYSSAPYKDKFTLFADEADMEDSENNGFVVLDRKEKRVKVRLFGGPVEILLEDENPAVPAGLRKIMDAVISDYRYMIP; translated from the coding sequence ATGGGCGATAAGATGACATGTATGCCGTTTTCTCAGATCATGGACTGGATCCTGGAGGAAAACAAGGCCAGTAAAACGGTGTTCGGAACACATAAAAAGTACGTGGCAAAAGAGGCAGAAGCGGAGATCTTCGGAAGAAATCTGGAGACTCCCATAGGCCCCGCAGCCGGTCCGCATACACAGCTTGCTCAGAACATTATTGCGGCATATTATACAGGCAGCCGTTTCTTTGAGCTGAAGACCGTGCAGATCATGGACGGTGCGGAGTTGTCCGCCTGCGTGAACAAACCCTGTATCCTGGCTGAGGATGAGGGGTATAACTGTGAATGGTCCACAGAGCTTACGGTGCCGGATGCCATGAGCGAGTATATTAAAGCATGGTTTGCCCTGCATGTAATGGCAAAAGAGCTGGGTCTGGGGGCCCAGGACGGATTCCAGTTCAATATCAGCGTGGGTTATGACCTGGCAGGGATCAAATCAGAAAAAATAAATCATTTCATTGACACTATGATGCATGCAGGTCAGGATGCCACATTTGCAGAATGCAGGAAATGGCTGCTTGAAAATATCGGCAGATTTGAGAAATATACAAAAGAAGATGTGGAAGCAATCCCGGAGGACATATGTAATTCCGCCACTATTTCCACCCTTCACGGATGTCCGCCTCATGAGATCGAGAGCATAGCCAACTACCTGCTCACAGAAAAGCATATCAATACCTTTGTGAAATGTAATCCCACTCTTTTGGGATATGAATTTGCCAGAAAGACCATGGATGACATGGGATATGATTATATGATGTTCGGCGATTTCCACTTTAAGGATGACCTGCAGTATGCGGACGCGGTTCCCATGTTCACAAGGCTTATGAAGCTTTCGGAGGGACTGGGGCTGTCCTTTGGGGTGAAAATAACCAATACCTTCCCTGTGGATGTGACCAGAGAGGAACTGCCCAGCGAAGAAATGTATATGTCCGGCAAGGCATTGTTCCCGCTGTCTATTTCCCTGGCGGCAAAGCTTTCAAAAGAGTTTGACGGACGCCTGCGGATCGCCTATTCCGGCGGTGCGGATTATTTCAATATATCCAGGATCGTGGGAGCTGGTATCTGGCCTGTGACCGTGGCGACCACCCTTTTAAAACCGGGCGGATATAACCGCAGTACACAGATGGCTGAACTGCTGGCGCAGGATGGCCTGAAACCCTTTGCCGGTGTGGACGTGGAGGCGGTCACAAAACTTGCCGAGGATGCCAAACGTGATGTGCACCATGTAAAACCCATAAAGCCCCTTCCAAACCGCAAGGTTCAGGACAATGTTCCACTTATGGACTGTTTTATGGCTCCGTGTGAGGCTGGATGTCCCATTCATCAGGATGTGAGCAATTATATGGAACTTGCCTCTGCAGGTAAATATGAGGAGGCATTGGAAGTGATCCTTGACAAGAATCCCCTTCCATTTATCACCGGAACGATCTGTGCCCATAACTGTATGAACAAATGTACCAGGAACTTCTATGAAGAATCTGTGCACATCCGGAATGTAAAGCTTAAAGCAGCCGAAAAAGCCTATGATGCGGTAATGGAAAAACTGGCTGTTCCTGAAAGGACAGCAGGCAAAAAAGCAGCAGTTATCGGCGGCGGCCCCACCGGAATGGCAGCGGCTTATTTCCTGGCAAGAGGCGGTGCAGATGTTACTATTTTTGAAAAAGAAAATGCTCTGGGCGGAGTCGTGGCACACGTGATCCCGGATTTCAGGATCTCAAAGGAAGCCATAGAAAAAGACGCTGCCATCATCCGCAAAATGGGTGTAAAAGTGGAGCTTGGAAGAGAAGTATCTTCTGCCAAAGAGCTGAAAGACCAGGGCTTTGACGCTGTATTTTTCGCCGCAGGAGCCGGAAAACCGGGCGTATTAAAGCTGGAAAAAGGGGAACCTGTGGACGCTGCAGAATTCCTGAAAGAGTTCAAGGTAAAAGATGGGGATGTGGAACTCGGTAAACACGTGGTTGTCATCGGCGGAGGCAACACAGCCATGGATACAGCCAGAGCAGCCAAGCGCACAAAAGGTGTGGAGCATGTCTATCTGGTATACAGAAGAACCAGACGTTATATGCCTGCTGACGCGGAAGAACTGACACTGGTACAGGAGGAAGGCATTGAGTTTAAAGAACTGTTGTCCCCGGTATCTATGGAAGATGGAAAACTGCTGTGCAGGAAGATGAAACTGGGGGAGATGGATGCTTCCGGAAGAGCTTCTGTGGAAGAGACCGGCGAGGAGGAAACCGTGCCTGCAGATACAGTGATCGCGGCTGTAGGAGAGCGTGTGGATACTGCGCTTTACCAAGCGAACGGACTTCCTCTTGACAACAGAGGAAAGGTTGTGGCAGACAGTGCCACACTGGAAGCCTGCAGCGGTATCTATGTGATCGGTGACGGTCTGGGCGGTCCGGCAACGGTGGTGGAAGGAATCCGGGATGCGCAGAAAGCGGCGGCAGCGTTCCTTCAGAAGAAAGTCGTTTCTGAACTCAAAAAAGAGGGCTGTGAGGAATCCTGTTACAGCAAAAAAGGCTTACTGGACAGTGAAAAGGAACCGGCCAAAGAAAGCGGCAGATGTCTGAACTGTGCGGCTGTCTGTGAGAACTGTACGGATGTATGTCCAAACAGAGCCAATATTGCCGTCAAAGTTCCCGGTATGGCTATGCGCCAGATTGTCCATGTGGATTACATGTGCAACGAGTGCGGCAACTGTAAGACATTCTGCCCGTACTCCAGTGCTCCTTATAAAGACAAATTTACCTTATTTGCAGATGAGGCTGACATGGAAGACAGTGAGAACAACGGTTTTGTGGTCCTTGACAGGAAAGAGAAACGGGTAAAGGTGCGCCTTTTCGGCGGACCGGTGGAAATCCTTTTGGAGGATGAAAATCCCGCGGTTCCGGCAGGACTTCGGAAGATTATGGATGCAGTCATATCTGATTACAGGTACATGATTCCGTAA
- the ssnA gene encoding putative aminohydrolase SsnA, whose product MLMIGNGRLVTRDDQAPFFEHGAVVLDGSVVKKAGDEAELRKEFPDAEYVDAKGGVIMPAFINAHEHIYSAFARGLSIDGYDPHGFLDILDGMWWTIDRHLTLEGTKYSAYATYLDSIKNGVTTVFDHHASFCQIPDSLFAISEAAKDLGIRTCLCYEISDRDGMEKARESVLENERFARHALADDSHMIAGMMGMHASFTISNETMEMAAAHKPEGVGYHIHVAEGIEDLHHCLKHYGKRIVDRLMDCGILGEKTLLGHCIYINEHEMDLLKETDTMVVHNPESNMGNACGCPPTMKIVEKGILTGLGTDGYTHDMLESYKVANVLHKHHLCDPNAAWGEVPKMLFEGNAGIAGRYFKKELGVLKEGAAADVIVMDYDPLTPMHAGNINSHVLFGMSGRQVSTTICNGKILMKDREVLAADEAEVMAKCREEAKKLADSINGR is encoded by the coding sequence ATGTTAATGATTGGGAACGGAAGGCTTGTGACAAGAGATGACCAGGCGCCTTTTTTTGAACACGGCGCAGTAGTTCTGGATGGCAGCGTGGTGAAAAAGGCTGGGGACGAAGCGGAACTTAGAAAAGAATTTCCGGATGCAGAGTATGTGGATGCAAAAGGCGGGGTGATCATGCCGGCATTTATCAATGCCCATGAGCATATTTACAGTGCCTTTGCAAGAGGCCTGTCCATAGACGGTTACGACCCCCACGGTTTTCTGGATATTCTGGACGGTATGTGGTGGACCATAGACCGGCATCTGACACTGGAAGGCACAAAATACAGCGCCTACGCCACGTATCTGGACAGCATTAAAAATGGTGTGACCACCGTATTTGACCACCATGCCAGCTTCTGTCAGATACCTGACAGTCTGTTTGCCATCAGTGAGGCAGCAAAAGACCTGGGGATCCGCACCTGCCTCTGTTACGAGATTTCCGACAGGGACGGGATGGAGAAGGCCCGTGAGTCTGTGCTGGAGAATGAAAGATTCGCACGCCATGCGCTGGCAGATGACAGCCATATGATAGCCGGTATGATGGGAATGCACGCATCCTTTACTATTTCCAATGAGACAATGGAAATGGCGGCAGCGCACAAGCCTGAGGGAGTCGGTTATCACATTCATGTGGCGGAGGGGATTGAAGATCTGCACCACTGCCTGAAGCATTACGGAAAAAGGATCGTGGACCGTTTGATGGACTGCGGGATCCTGGGGGAGAAGACACTTCTGGGGCACTGCATTTACATCAATGAACATGAGATGGATTTGCTGAAAGAGACAGATACTATGGTAGTACATAACCCCGAATCCAACATGGGAAATGCCTGCGGATGTCCTCCAACCATGAAGATCGTGGAGAAGGGGATCCTGACCGGACTTGGCACAGACGGATATACCCATGATATGCTGGAATCCTACAAGGTGGCAAATGTCCTTCACAAACACCATCTCTGTGACCCCAATGCAGCATGGGGAGAAGTTCCCAAGATGCTCTTTGAGGGCAATGCCGGGATAGCAGGCCGCTACTTTAAAAAAGAGCTGGGTGTGTTAAAAGAGGGTGCGGCAGCAGATGTGATCGTCATGGATTATGATCCGCTTACCCCTATGCACGCAGGAAATATCAACAGCCATGTACTGTTCGGCATGAGCGGAAGACAGGTAAGCACCACGATCTGTAACGGTAAGATCCTTATGAAAGACAGGGAAGTTCTGGCTGCGGATGAAGCGGAAGTTATGGCGAAATGCAGGGAAGAAGCAAAGAAATTAGCAGATTCTATTAATGGAAGATAA
- a CDS encoding PaaI family thioesterase yields MTTEEKQIKMETEIQRDIEKMYPVNPEHLYCKMGLEFHSCSAADHALTLRYPIQEWELNHMSTMHGGLIAAAIDTTSGALTRSLTGCAVTPTINLNINYLLPGTREDALLVTAKADRIGKHLAHIHTECRSENSGKLLATAMVNFMLKRD; encoded by the coding sequence ATGACTACGGAAGAAAAACAGATAAAAATGGAAACAGAGATTCAGCGTGATATAGAAAAAATGTACCCTGTGAACCCGGAACATCTCTACTGCAAAATGGGACTGGAATTTCATTCCTGCAGTGCCGCAGATCATGCCCTGACCCTGCGTTATCCCATACAGGAATGGGAGCTGAACCACATGTCTACCATGCACGGAGGGCTTATAGCGGCAGCAATAGATACCACCAGCGGAGCGCTTACACGCAGCCTGACCGGATGCGCAGTGACCCCCACCATTAACCTGAACATCAATTATCTGCTTCCCGGAACCAGGGAGGATGCACTGCTGGTGACAGCAAAAGCAGACAGAATAGGAAAACATCTTGCGCATATACATACAGAATGCCGTTCTGAGAACAGCGGAAAACTCCTGGCAACAGCCATGGTAAATTTCATGTTAAAAAGAGACTGA